The following proteins are encoded in a genomic region of Thermogemmata fonticola:
- a CDS encoding sigma factor-like helix-turn-helix DNA-binding protein — MSRMKLPSMGEIHRLGRLEPRQRAVLKLRTGCAPLNAEELAFVIPERREEAAVVRPRTLQEVGNLLGLTRERIRQIQDSALRTLEQEEEEAVVRRRGRRKVSR; from the coding sequence ATGTCCCGCATGAAGTTGCCGAGCATGGGGGAAATTCATCGTCTGGGTCGGCTGGAGCCGCGGCAACGAGCGGTGCTCAAACTTCGCACCGGTTGCGCCCCCCTCAACGCTGAAGAACTGGCCTTCGTGATTCCCGAACGGCGGGAAGAAGCCGCGGTGGTACGCCCTCGGACCCTTCAGGAAGTGGGCAATCTCTTGGGGCTAACTCGCGAGCGCATCCGGCAAATCCAGGATTCTGCTTTGCGGACCTTGGAACAGGAGGAAGAAGAAGCGGTGGTTCGGCGGCGCGGACGGCGCAAGGTCTCTCGCTAA
- a CDS encoding TIGR00266 family protein: MRYELVNPGPFVMLKVQLDLGESLKAEAGSMVAMSDTVDVEGKMEGGILKGLGRMLAGESFFFQTLTARRGPGEVLLAHELPGEIYPITLDGRTNYILQKDGFFAASREVEISTKVQNLLKGLFSGEGFFVLRASGMGTLFVSSYGAIHPIDLSEGQEFVVDNGHLVAWPETMEYKIQKASSGWISSLTSGEGLVCRFRGPGRVLIQTRNPGGFIAWITQFLPKR; encoded by the coding sequence ATGCGCTACGAATTAGTCAACCCCGGTCCATTTGTTATGCTCAAGGTCCAGTTGGACCTGGGAGAATCGCTCAAAGCAGAAGCTGGTTCGATGGTCGCTATGAGTGACACTGTGGATGTAGAAGGGAAGATGGAAGGGGGTATCCTCAAAGGTTTGGGCCGGATGCTCGCGGGAGAATCGTTCTTTTTCCAGACTCTGACAGCCCGCCGCGGCCCCGGTGAGGTGCTGCTGGCTCACGAGTTACCGGGAGAAATCTATCCGATCACGCTAGACGGCCGGACCAACTACATCCTCCAAAAAGACGGCTTCTTTGCCGCCAGCCGGGAGGTTGAGATCAGCACGAAGGTACAAAATCTTCTCAAGGGTCTCTTTTCGGGTGAAGGGTTTTTCGTTCTGCGGGCCAGTGGCATGGGAACGCTTTTTGTGAGTTCCTATGGGGCGATCCATCCGATCGACTTATCCGAGGGACAAGAGTTTGTTGTGGATAACGGCCATCTCGTAGCCTGGCCGGAAACCATGGAGTACAAGATTCAGAAGGCTTCCAGCGGGTGGATTTCCTCCCTCACATCCGGTGAAGGTTTGGTCTGCCGCTTCCGTGGTCCGGGCCGCGTGCTGATCCAAACCCGCAATCCTGGGGGCTTCATCGCCTGGATTACGCAATTTCTACCGAAACGTTGA